The Frankiales bacterium genome has a window encoding:
- a CDS encoding 30S ribosomal protein S6, with protein sequence MRRYEVMVILDPDLEERTVAPSLDTFLNVVKQDGGSVDKVDIWGRRRLSFEINKKAEGIYAVLDLTCNPAAVQELDRQLNLNEAVLRTKVMRPEAH encoded by the coding sequence ATGCGTCGCTACGAGGTCATGGTGATCCTCGACCCCGATCTCGAGGAGCGCACCGTCGCCCCGAGTCTCGACACGTTCCTCAACGTGGTGAAGCAGGACGGCGGTTCCGTCGACAAGGTCGACATCTGGGGCCGTCGCCGTCTGTCCTTCGAGATCAACAAGAAGGCCGAGGGCATCTACGCCGTCCTCGACCTCACCTGCAACCCCGCCGCGGTGCAGGAGCTCGACCGCCAGCTCAACCTCAACGAGGCCGTGCTGCGCACCAAGGTCATGCGGCCCGAGGCCCACTGA
- the ssb gene encoding single-stranded DNA-binding protein — MAAGDIQITVVGNLTNDPELRFTPSGAAVASFTIASNSRYLDKQTNEWKDGEPVFMRCSVWRQYAENVAESLTRGTRVIATGRLKQRSYETREGEKRTVLEMEVDDVGPALRTATAKVTKVARSGGGFGGDSGGFGGASGGGASDSDPWASQPGGQSSGGGAWGGGGGGGASYDEPPF, encoded by the coding sequence ATGGCAGCAGGCGACATCCAGATCACCGTCGTCGGGAACCTCACCAACGACCCGGAGCTGAGGTTCACCCCCAGCGGCGCGGCCGTGGCGAGCTTCACGATCGCGTCGAACTCCCGCTACCTGGACAAGCAGACCAACGAGTGGAAGGACGGCGAGCCCGTCTTCATGCGGTGCTCGGTGTGGCGGCAGTACGCCGAGAACGTCGCCGAGTCCCTCACCCGGGGCACCCGGGTGATCGCCACCGGCCGGCTCAAGCAGCGCAGCTACGAGACCCGTGAGGGCGAGAAGCGCACGGTGCTCGAGATGGAGGTCGACGACGTCGGCCCCGCGCTGCGCACGGCGACCGCCAAGGTCACCAAGGTCGCCCGCTCCGGCGGCGGCTTCGGCGGCGACTCGGGCGGCTTCGGCGGCGCGAGCGGTGGCGGCGCCTCCGACTCCGACCCGTGGGCCAGCCAGCCCGGAGGCCAGTCCTCCGGCGGCGGCGCCTGGGGCGGCGGCGGTGGTGGCGGCGCGTCCTACGACGAGCCCCCGTTCTAG
- the rpsR gene encoding 30S ribosomal protein S18: MAKPVLRKPKKKVCVFCKEKIAHVDYKDTALLRKYISDRGKIRARRVSGNCTQHQRDVATAVKNAREMALLPYTSTAR, encoded by the coding sequence ATGGCCAAGCCTGTTCTTCGCAAGCCGAAGAAGAAGGTCTGCGTCTTCTGCAAGGAGAAGATCGCGCACGTCGACTACAAGGACACCGCTCTGCTGCGCAAGTACATCTCGGACCGCGGCAAGATCCGGGCCCGTCGCGTGAGCGGCAACTGCACCCAGCACCAGCGCGACGTCGCGACCGCGGTCAAGAACGCCCGCGAGATGGCGCTGCTGCCCTACACCTCGACCGCCCGCTGA
- a CDS encoding 50S ribosomal protein L9, which translates to MKLILTQDVNGLGAPGDVVEVKDGYGRNYLLPRGLATPWTKGGEKQVAQIKRARSVREVRDVEAATAIKQSLEGLKVTLTARSGETGRLFGAVTVADVVEAITAAGGPAVDKRKVTIVAPIKTVGAHKVEVRVHPEALASVTVDVVRA; encoded by the coding sequence ATGAAGCTCATCCTGACCCAGGACGTGAACGGACTCGGCGCCCCCGGCGACGTGGTCGAGGTCAAGGACGGCTACGGCCGCAACTACCTGCTCCCGCGCGGTCTGGCGACCCCGTGGACCAAGGGCGGGGAGAAGCAGGTCGCGCAGATCAAGCGCGCCCGCTCGGTCCGTGAGGTCCGCGACGTCGAGGCCGCCACGGCGATCAAGCAGTCCCTCGAGGGGCTCAAGGTCACGCTCACGGCGCGCTCCGGCGAGACCGGCCGGCTCTTCGGCGCGGTCACGGTGGCCGACGTCGTCGAGGCGATCACCGCCGCCGGCGGCCCCGCCGTCGACAAGCGCAAGGTCACCATCGTCGCGCCGATCAAGACCGTCGGCGCGCACAAGGTCGAGGTGCGCGTGCACCCCGAGGCGCTCGCCTCGGTCACCGTCGACGTGGTGCGCGCCTAG
- a CDS encoding low molecular weight phosphotyrosine protein phosphatase, with protein MSGAGQQVRVTVVCSGNICRSPIGEVVLRDAVERAGLGHAVLVDSAGIGGWHVGEGADRRARAVLARHGYDAAGHRVRQITGDWFDEDDAPDLLLAMDSGHEQALRRLAPDSDVRRYRTFDPALAGRADAALDVPDPYYGDDSDFEEVLAMVQAATPGVLAHLRTLL; from the coding sequence ATGAGCGGTGCGGGGCAGCAGGTGCGGGTGACCGTGGTGTGCAGCGGCAACATCTGCCGCTCGCCGATCGGCGAGGTGGTGCTGCGCGACGCCGTCGAGCGCGCCGGCCTCGGCCACGCCGTGCTCGTGGACTCCGCCGGGATCGGCGGCTGGCACGTGGGCGAGGGCGCCGACCGCCGGGCCCGCGCCGTGCTCGCGCGCCACGGCTACGACGCCGCCGGGCACCGGGTGCGCCAGATCACCGGCGACTGGTTCGACGAGGACGACGCCCCCGACCTGCTGCTGGCCATGGACTCCGGCCACGAGCAGGCGCTGCGCCGGCTGGCCCCGGACTCCGACGTGCGCCGCTACCGCACCTTCGACCCGGCCCTCGCCGGGCGCGCGGACGCCGCGCTCGACGTCCCGGACCCCTACTACGGCGACGACTCGGACTTCGAGGAGGTGCTCGCGATGGTGCAGGCCGCGACACCGGGCGTGCTGGCCCACCTGCGCACCCTGCTCTGA
- a CDS encoding MATE family efflux transporter, translating into MAAVDDARDPDLLAAEPLAGEPLLAGARESGVPGPDPGTGAPQGSLREIARLAVPALGALVAQPLYVLVDAAIVGTLGVLPLAGLGAASTLSSLVVGLCVFLAYATTGSVARRLGEGRWDAAVGEGVEGMGLGLLLGVVLGAATWLWADPVVHAFGASDEVAPFAVTYLRVVALGFPAALVALAGVGVLRGLQDTRTTLLVTLLAVGVNAVLAVTLVLGLHRGIGGSAVATAVAEWVQAIAYTVVVVRVARRHGVRPHPSGAGLLAAARTGTPLLWRTVVLRAVYVVAAAVAARTGDADLAAYHVSFQVWILLALAADALAIAGMALLGRYLGAGDAAGARAVTGRLVRLGVVVGVGLGLLLLVLAPWLPDAFTADPVVRGLITASLLVGALQQPLVVPVFVLDGVLIGAGDGRWLAIAGTVMLVAFLPAAWLVLHLGLGVVALWWAITWFMVVRAALLGLRARGGAWLRPSGTAGSTA; encoded by the coding sequence CTCGTTGCGCGAGATCGCCCGCCTGGCCGTCCCCGCACTCGGCGCGCTCGTGGCGCAGCCGCTGTACGTGCTCGTCGACGCCGCCATCGTGGGCACCCTCGGAGTGCTGCCGCTCGCGGGGCTCGGGGCGGCCTCGACGCTGAGCTCGCTCGTGGTGGGCCTGTGCGTGTTCCTCGCGTACGCCACCACCGGGTCGGTGGCGCGTCGCCTCGGCGAGGGCCGCTGGGACGCCGCCGTGGGCGAGGGCGTCGAGGGCATGGGCCTCGGCCTGCTGCTCGGCGTCGTCCTGGGCGCGGCCACCTGGCTGTGGGCCGACCCGGTGGTGCACGCGTTCGGCGCCTCCGACGAGGTCGCGCCCTTCGCCGTGACCTACCTGCGCGTGGTGGCCCTCGGCTTCCCGGCGGCGCTCGTGGCGCTGGCCGGCGTCGGGGTGCTGCGCGGCCTGCAGGACACCCGCACCACACTGCTCGTCACGCTGCTGGCCGTGGGGGTCAACGCCGTGCTCGCGGTGACCCTCGTGCTCGGGCTGCACCGGGGCATCGGGGGGTCGGCCGTCGCCACGGCCGTGGCCGAGTGGGTCCAGGCGATCGCCTACACCGTCGTGGTGGTCCGGGTGGCCCGCCGGCACGGGGTGCGCCCGCACCCCTCGGGTGCCGGCCTGCTGGCGGCGGCCCGCACCGGCACCCCGCTGCTGTGGCGCACGGTCGTGCTCCGCGCCGTCTACGTCGTGGCGGCCGCCGTCGCCGCGCGCACCGGCGACGCCGACCTCGCCGCCTACCACGTGAGCTTCCAGGTCTGGATCCTGCTCGCGCTGGCCGCGGACGCGCTCGCCATCGCCGGGATGGCGCTGCTCGGGCGCTACCTCGGCGCCGGCGACGCGGCCGGGGCGCGCGCGGTCACCGGCCGGCTCGTGCGCCTCGGCGTGGTCGTGGGGGTCGGCCTGGGGCTGCTGCTGCTCGTGCTGGCCCCCTGGCTGCCCGACGCCTTCACGGCCGACCCGGTCGTGCGCGGCCTCATCACCGCGTCGCTGCTCGTCGGCGCGCTGCAGCAGCCGCTGGTGGTGCCGGTGTTCGTGCTCGACGGCGTCCTCATCGGCGCCGGCGACGGCCGCTGGCTCGCGATCGCCGGCACGGTGATGCTCGTGGCGTTCCTGCCCGCCGCCTGGCTGGTGCTCCACCTCGGCCTCGGCGTCGTCGCCCTGTGGTGGGCAATCACCTGGTTCATGGTGGTGCGCGCCGCGCTGCTGGGCCTCCGCGCCCGGGGCGGGGCCTGGCTGCGCCCGAGCGGCACGGCAGGATCGACCGCATGA